Sequence from the Pontibacter pudoricolor genome:
CTGGATATAGTTCGGGTTATTCTCAAACGTCTCGAAAGATGCCAGCTGCGATACTTTACCGCTCACGCTCGCCAGTCGGTTGATCAGGCTTGATTCTGCTGAAGCTTTGTAACGCTGCAGGTCATCTTCAGTAACACCACGGGTTTCGAACTCAGCAATTGATTTGCGTACAAGTGCTTCAGAAGCTGCCAGGTTATTGTTCGGGAATGCCATCACAGTAATACCAAACTCACCGGCTAACTCAGAGGTAGAATTAGAAGCAGAGGCCTGTAATGCTTTCTGCTCTTTTACCATGTTTTTATAGAAGATAGAGTTTTTACCCTGTCCGATGATCTCAGCTAAAACATCCAGCGCAGCCTCGTCTTTGTGACCTGACTCAGGCGTAGGGAACGTCATGCGCAGCATCGGGAAACGCACGTTATCTTCGTAAGAAATGTAACGGTCTTTCTCCAGTTTAGCTACCATTGGCTTCATATCCTCAACAGCTGGGCCGGCAGGAATTGAACCAAAATATTTCTCAACCAGCTTTACTACATCGGCAGGTTTTACATCGCCACCTACAGTTATAGTTGCGTTGTTCGGGCCGTACCATCTAAGGAAGAAGTTCTTCAGGTCGTTTACGTTTACACGGTTCAGGTCTTCCAGGTAACCTATCGTTGTCCAGGAGTAAGGGTGACCGTAGTCGTAAAGGTTTTTAGAAGTCAGTTCATATACTAAACCGTACGGGCGGTTATCGTAGTTCTGGCCACGCTCGTTCTTTACAGTTTCGCGCTGTACTTCAAATTTCTTCTGGGTAACAGCATCCAGCAGAAAGCCCATGCGATCAGCTTCCAGCCAAAGCGCTGTCTCTAACTGGTTGCTTGGTACCGTTTCGAAGTAGTTAGTTCTGTCGCGGTTGGTTGTACCGTTCAGCGTACCACCAGCATCCGAAACGATCTTGAAGTGTTCTTCATCGGCTACGTTATCAGAGCCCTGGAACATCATATGCTCAAAAAAGTGCGCAAAGCCGGATTTTCCAACTTCTTCGCGGGCCGAGCCGACGTGGTAGGTAACATCCACATGTACCACAGGGTCAGAGTGGTCTTCGTGCACGATCAGGGTAAGACCGTTGGATAGTTTATACTTCTCGTAAGGAATAACCAGCTCGTCGCCTTTTTTGGTTACTTTTTCTACGAGCTTAGTTTGTGCATCGGCAGCGCCTATAACGCTGGCTGTCAGAACAATGCTCAAGCCAATTTTCTGTAGCATATAGTTAGATTAATTTGTGATTATTAGCTTTGACTAATATAGGTATTTCAGGTTTAATCTGCTACAGCAAACTAGACCAATGCCTACTTTGTATCGACCAATACCTGTTTGGCAAACATGACTGAAACCGTGAGGGTTAAAAGCGAGATGATAAGCATGGCGGTAGTTAGCAGAAAAGCCATACCTGCTGTTTCTGTGGTAGTTGCGTTTCCGCTTTCCTGCACCATGTTCAGCAACCGGATAAAGTAAGTGCCTGCGCGCCAGCCCAGCAGTAAGGTTAGCAAACCGGCTTCAGCGGCACCAACTATAAAGGCCCAGCGTTTGCCGCGCTTTAAAAAATGGCCCGCCGTGAGGGCTATAAATCCGCCTATGCCCCCTGTTATAAGCGCCGTATTGGCTTGCTCGCCGGCAATGTCAACAGCTACTGCGCCACACCCGATCAGGAAAGCACCGTAAAAAGCATACAGGTAAGATATATTTTTATGCATGGTTGGTAAAGATTATAGTTAGCGTCTGCAAATTAACAGCTGTAGCGCAAAGTATAGCATAAACTATAGTTAACTGCTACAACTTTTAGATTTAACTATAGTATGAAGTGCAGGTAATGAACGATTGATGGCAAAGAAGAACGAGATACACGAGCTGCACGGTGACCCGGCCAAGTCGGCTGAAAAAGCAGGATTGCGATATACAAGCGATGAAAAATCGGGCATAACCCGGAAAAAAGCAGGCAAAGGATACCAGTTCCTAAACGCCAAAGGCGAGCGAATTACCGATGAGAAGGTACTGGAACGAATTAATAAACTCGTAATACCACCAGCCTGGACCGATGTCTGGATCTGCCCGCTGGCTAAAGGACATTTGCAGGCGACCGGCCGGGATGCCAAAGGGCGCAAACAATACCTCTACCACCCGGAGTGGCAAAAAGCCCGTAACAACACCAAGTTTGGCAGAATGCTTTCGTTCGGAAAAGCGTTGCCCAAACTGCGCGAGCAAATCAAAAAAGACATCCAATCAAAACACCTGGACCGCAGAAAAGTAACTGCCCTGGTTTTGGCTATTATGGACAACGCTATGATCCGGATAGGGAACAGGCAGTATGCTAAATCCAACGACTCTTATGGGCTTACCACCATGCGCGACCGCCATGTGAAGATAAACGGAAGCCAGGTGAAATTTACGTTCCGGGGCAAGAAAGGAGTGGAGCATGACATTGACCTGAAAGACCGCCGGCTGGCACAGCTTGTAAAAAAGTGCAAGGATATTCCTGGGTATGATCTGTTCCAGTATTACGACGAGAATGGCGAACGACAGGTTTTGGAATCCGGAGACGTGAATGAGTACCTGCGCGAAGCCACAGCCCAACCGTTTACAGCTAAAGACATTCGAACCTGGGGCGGCTCGGTGCGCATGGTAAAATGTCTGGAAAACGTTCTGGAAGTAAACCCGGAATTAGAGAAGGAAAAAGCTATTAAGGAAGCTGTAAAAGATGTAGCCAAAGGCCTTGGAAACACGCCCAGCGTGTGCAGTAAATATTACATCCATCCAGAAGTAGTAAACCTGTTCAGAGAAGATAAATTACTGAACTACCTGCGTACTCACGATGCTAGTAAATCCAAAAGTGAATACCTCTCTGGTACAGAAGAATTAGTGCTTAAAATGCTGCAGAAAGTGCGATAGGGAATTGTAATTTATTTTTTGAACATCTAATTAGTGCCCTCGCTCGCGTCCTGCGAGTATAAGATACAAGCGAATTCTGGCCGCGTTAAGCTATAGTTGACGTTTCATACCGCAAGTTTAGCTGCAGCGTAACTTGTGGTTAGGATTGGCAGCCAGTTTGCAACTGGCTTTGCTTAAAAGAAGAGAGCCTATAGTCAAACTATAGGCTCTCTTCTTTTGATCTTTTTCGCTGTTCCGGACATCTTTGTCCGGAACTATACCTGAAGCGGATTTCCTAATCCGCGTTGCCCGCAATTTGGGGATTAGGAAATCCCCGGCAGAGTGCTTTCGGACTAAGAAATCCGAAAGAGCATCCGGTAAAACCGTTATTTTATTCTAAACTATGGTTTTAAGGTGGCGCGGCCAGATTCCACTTAAAAGCTCACACTCGCGGGACGCGAGCGAGGGAGAAATTCAACTTTCTAACTTCCCAACTCTCAACCTTGCTGCTCCGCAGCATCAGTTTCCTTCCCGGTCGTATGCGTGGACCCGTACGTCACGGGTGGTGCGGTCTTTTGCTTCGGTTCCGAAATCAATTTCATTGCCGCGTTCAGTATCATAGATCTCTGTCATTTTTTTCCTGCCTTTTACAGTAGATCTGTCTGTGATCTCATCTTCCCCAAGGCCGCCGTAAATTTTTACCGGAATCGCATCGTTTACATTGCCTTCCACTATAATTGTATCTTCTCCGGCGAGTCCGTGTAATGTGATGAGCTTGGTTTCTGAGGTATAAAATACGCGGTGGTATAGTTGGCGTTCAGGCGCCATAGTTGTCTGAGGCCGGTTTATAGTTACTTCGGTACTGGTATCATCCAGCCGTTTTACTATAAATTCTTCTTCCATATCAGAGCCGGCTATAGTTACTTCCCTGGCCAGAATTTCATACATTTTCTGAGCAGCTTCAGGTAACATATTCCGCCGGTTTTTCAGCTTATCAGTTATTTCTTTCCCTATAAGTTTGTAGACAGGGGGAGGCAGATCTTCAACTGCTTCTTCAATCACTTTATCAGTTAGGTCCTGTTGCACTTCTCCGGCGATGCGTTGCCAGTCGTCTGCAGTAAGTTCGTTCAGAAGCCGTTCGTCTATAAATGTGGCATTTATAGTCAGCGCTTTTACATCCGTAAATTTATGGTTGAACGTCTGCAGTTTGCGGGCTAAAAATTTACTGGTCGCAATAAAGGGAACAACGCCGTCATCCATCTTCAGAAAAACCTGGTCGCGGTCTTTCGGAATAGGCTCGAAAAAGATTTCAGGTCCCTGCTTCACTATAGCCCAGTCCCATTGGCCTTTGTGCCGGTCCCAGTCACCCACTAACAGATCCAGCAGGCGTGCCCGGGCAAACGCTTCCTGTTTAAAGTGGTGTGTGTTGGTATTAAAGCGAAGTTTCAATACATCTTCCGAATCATCAAAACCAGCCACATGGTGCATATGTGGTTTTCTATCTGCAACTGATTTGTATTTTTCTTCCAACAGGAAGAGCTTGCCCTGTGCCAGGTGGCTGTATTGTCCAAAACTGGAGTCATTTTTAGCTACATAGTATAGTTTAGGGTTTGTGTGGTAAACACCTGCTGCTTCGGCCAGTTTAGGAATGATCAGAGCACCATACGGGTTGGCTGCGGAAGTCTGGTCTCGGAGAATGTTGGTTACAAATGTGGGTTTCCAGAAATCGTAGAGTACTTCAACGGGATCTTTATCGATTGAGCGCAACGCATACTTCCTGCCAAGCGAATCTACCAGCTCAAAACTCAGGCTCTGGTAGCCACCACCTTTTTCAGAAAAGGTGAGTCCGCCCTGTATTTTTTTCATATCAAAAACAGGCACTTTTACTGGCTCTGACCATAGTTCGCGGTAATGCTCTCCCCAGAAAAAACGGTGTAGCAAGCCACGCTTATAATGCCGCCCTGCTGTTACCCAAACGCTGTCAGCAGGAGCAGCTCTGGCAATGCGTGCATCCTCCTGGAAAAAGTCATCATCGGCGCATCCGCTCAGTAAAAATCCAAGCGAAACTATAGTTGCCAGCTGCTTAATCCGGAGGTGCATGCCTGCTGCTTAGTTACTGTACTGTTTGTAGTATTGTATCAGGTTTGTGGTTGATGCGTCGTGTTCTGCCTGCTTATCGCTGAGCAGTTCTTTCTCTATGCTGGTAGCCAGTTGCTTGCCCAGTTCCACACCCCACTGATCGAAACTATAGATGTTCCAGATAACGCCCTGCACAAAGGTTTTATGCTCGTACATGGCCAGCAAAGCGCCCAGGTTATACGGTGTTAGCTGGCGCAGCATGATGCTTGTCGTTGGTTTATTTCCTTTGAAAAGCTTGTGCGGCAACAGGTTCTCCAGGTCTTCTGAATTCATGTTTTTCTGCTCCAGTTCGGCTCTTACTTCTTCCTTGTTCTTGCCGCGCATCAGGGCTTCGGTCTGGGCAAAATAGTTTGACATGAGTAATGCCTGGTGCTCGCCTACAGGGTTGTTGCTTACCGCTGCTGCAATAAAATCACACGGTATAAGTATGGTACCCTGGTGTATGAGCTGGAAGAAAGAATGCTGGCTATTGGTACCTGCTGCTCCCCAGATGACAGGCTGCGTTTGATAAGTTACTTGTTCGCCATTACGGTCAGTGCTTTTGCCATTACTTTCCATTAAAAGCTGTTGCAAAAACTCCGGAAGCAGGCGCATGTACTGGTCATAAGGTAGAATGGCATGCGTCTGGCAATTAAAGAAGTTCGTATACCAGATGCTCAGCATGGCCATCAACACAGGCACATTTTGTCGTAAAGGGGTCTGTCTGAAATGTTTGTCCATGACTTCGGCACCACGCAACAATTCCTCGAAACGGTTATACCCAACAGCACAGGCAATAGATAACCCAATAGCAGACCACAACGAGAATCGGCCGCCTACCCAATCCCAGAAACGGAAAATGTTTTCAGGTGCAATTCCAAATTTTTCGACCTCTGCAGTGTTGGTAGAAAGTGCCACAAAGTGTTTGCTCACGTGTGCCTGGTCTTTTGCATGTTCCAGGAACCAGTTGCGGGCTGTGTGGGCGTTACTTATAGTTTCTTTGGTGGTAAATGTCTTAGAGGCGATGATGAAAAGCGTGGTTTCCGGGTCCAGTTTTTTCAGTACTTCGGCTGCATCGGTGCCATCTACATTCGAAATAAAATGTACTTCCAGGTCAGGCTGCTGGTAGCTTTTTAAAGCTTCGCAAACCATCTGAGGCCCAAGGTGCGAACCGCCAATACCGATATTCACAATGTGCCTGAATGTTTTGCCGGTAAAGCCTTTCAGTGTACCATTATGGATATTGTCACAGAAAGTCTTCATTTGCTGCTGCACCTGGCGCACATCCTCCAGAATGTTTTCACCGTCCAGCAGGAGCTCAGTATCACTGAAGTTTCGTAAAGCTGTATGTAGCACCGCGCGGTCCTCGGTCACGTTTATCTTCTCTCCGTTAAACATGCTCTCAATGGCAGCTGATAACTCCATTTCTTCTGCCAGGTTTACCAATAGCTCCAGCGTTTCGTCAGTTATCCTGTTCTTAGACAGGTCAAACAGAAAGTCCTCGAACTTCAGCGATAATTTCTGGTAACGTTCAGGGTCATTTGAAAAAAGATCGCGGAGTGTTTGAGGTTTAATATGGCTGTAGTGCGCCTGCAGTTTTTGCCAGGCATTGGTAGTAACGGGTGATATATTTTTAAGCATAGAAAATGAGGTGT
This genomic interval carries:
- a CDS encoding DNA topoisomerase IB: MAKKNEIHELHGDPAKSAEKAGLRYTSDEKSGITRKKAGKGYQFLNAKGERITDEKVLERINKLVIPPAWTDVWICPLAKGHLQATGRDAKGRKQYLYHPEWQKARNNTKFGRMLSFGKALPKLREQIKKDIQSKHLDRRKVTALVLAIMDNAMIRIGNRQYAKSNDSYGLTTMRDRHVKINGSQVKFTFRGKKGVEHDIDLKDRRLAQLVKKCKDIPGYDLFQYYDENGERQVLESGDVNEYLREATAQPFTAKDIRTWGGSVRMVKCLENVLEVNPELEKEKAIKEAVKDVAKGLGNTPSVCSKYYIHPEVVNLFREDKLLNYLRTHDASKSKSEYLSGTEELVLKMLQKVR
- the pgi gene encoding glucose-6-phosphate isomerase, translating into MLKNISPVTTNAWQKLQAHYSHIKPQTLRDLFSNDPERYQKLSLKFEDFLFDLSKNRITDETLELLVNLAEEMELSAAIESMFNGEKINVTEDRAVLHTALRNFSDTELLLDGENILEDVRQVQQQMKTFCDNIHNGTLKGFTGKTFRHIVNIGIGGSHLGPQMVCEALKSYQQPDLEVHFISNVDGTDAAEVLKKLDPETTLFIIASKTFTTKETISNAHTARNWFLEHAKDQAHVSKHFVALSTNTAEVEKFGIAPENIFRFWDWVGGRFSLWSAIGLSIACAVGYNRFEELLRGAEVMDKHFRQTPLRQNVPVLMAMLSIWYTNFFNCQTHAILPYDQYMRLLPEFLQQLLMESNGKSTDRNGEQVTYQTQPVIWGAAGTNSQHSFFQLIHQGTILIPCDFIAAAVSNNPVGEHQALLMSNYFAQTEALMRGKNKEEVRAELEQKNMNSEDLENLLPHKLFKGNKPTTSIMLRQLTPYNLGALLAMYEHKTFVQGVIWNIYSFDQWGVELGKQLATSIEKELLSDKQAEHDASTTNLIQYYKQYSN